A window of Deltaproteobacteria bacterium contains these coding sequences:
- a CDS encoding septum formation initiator family protein — MIFKNHKKNSLLHMSFFGSIRKQYFLYLTIFISTMLVFTIFGGRGLMQIYHLKEEREKIKIATGRLSEENRKLAQQIERMKKNKKEEVERIAREELGLVKKGEIIYKFE, encoded by the coding sequence ATGATTTTTAAAAATCACAAGAAAAATTCCTTACTTCATATGAGTTTCTTTGGATCCATTCGAAAACAATATTTTTTATACTTGACTATTTTCATTTCCACTATGCTTGTTTTCACCATCTTCGGTGGAAGGGGTTTGATGCAAATTTACCACTTAAAGGAAGAGCGGGAAAAAATTAAGATAGCCACTGGGCGTTTGAGCGAAGAAAATCGGAAACTTGCCCAGCAAATCGAGAGGATGAAAAAAAATAAAAAAGAAGAAGTTGAAAGAATTGCCCGTGAGGAATTAGGATTAGTTAAAAAAGGAGAAATCATCTATAAATTCGAGTAG
- a CDS encoding metal-dependent transcriptional regulator: MNRANEGPVPGRKRHGRGWNEAGEKSESHQREEILELLWTMREKGPVSVEEFLQMTEEEEADHILRKMERDEWISLKEGQVAFLEEGERRAEEIIRRHRLAERLLSEVFELEEKYMEPSACQFEHILNPQVLDSVCTFLGHPPTCPHGKPIPRGPCCARFKREMEPLVRPLADLKLGEEGRIVFITPRSRIRLERLSSLGLIPGSVVRLAQKRPAFVLEIGETTLALDEDIGREVYVKKNK, translated from the coding sequence ATGAACAGGGCTAATGAAGGGCCTGTCCCGGGTCGAAAAAGGCATGGCCGGGGGTGGAATGAAGCCGGCGAAAAGAGCGAATCGCACCAACGAGAAGAAATTCTGGAACTTCTCTGGACCATGCGAGAAAAAGGGCCTGTAAGCGTGGAAGAATTTTTGCAGATGACCGAAGAAGAAGAAGCTGACCATATTCTGCGAAAGATGGAACGCGATGAATGGATTTCTTTAAAGGAAGGCCAAGTTGCTTTTCTGGAGGAAGGGGAACGAAGGGCTGAAGAAATCATCCGCAGGCATCGCCTGGCCGAGCGGTTACTCTCCGAAGTTTTTGAGCTTGAGGAAAAATATATGGAACCAAGTGCCTGTCAGTTCGAACATATCCTTAATCCCCAAGTCCTGGATAGCGTTTGTACCTTTCTGGGGCATCCCCCCACTTGCCCCCATGGCAAACCTATACCCAGAGGCCCCTGTTGTGCGCGATTTAAGCGTGAAATGGAACCGTTGGTCCGGCCTCTTGCCGACTTGAAGCTGGGGGAGGAAGGACGGATTGTTTTTATCACCCCTCGATCACGGATCCGTTTAGAACGTTTGAGTTCTCTGGGATTAATCCCGGGGTCAGTAGTGAGACTGGCCCAAAAGCGCCCCGCTTTTGTTCTGGAAATTGGCGAAACGACCTTAGCCTTGGATGAGGACATCGGCCGCGAGGTTTATGTGAAAAAAAATAAGTAA